A region of Zootoca vivipara chromosome 15, rZooViv1.1, whole genome shotgun sequence DNA encodes the following proteins:
- the TUBD1 gene encoding tubulin delta chain isoform X2, translated as MSIITIQLGQCGNQIGREVFDTICTDFRSTHGLCSKKENESFQAACKERFFSEEKPRVLAARAVLVDMEPKVIGQTLSTASRSGTWNYDHRSHFCQKQGSGNNWANGYCVHGPKHKETIMNLVQKEAEKCDRLSGFLTVMSMAGGTGSGLGTFVTESLKDTYPTSFLLNHVIWPYRTGEVIVQNYNSVLTLSHLYQSSDALLVHENDAIHKICAQLMNIKQISFQDVNRVIAHQLGSVFQPAYSSESAACYSRSPLGDLMEALVPHPEFKMLGLRNIPQMSENSLAYSTFAWPGLLKHLRQMLIANAKMEEGGFQEPALYTSWLNAQDALTIWKTPRAFNKYEKSASLVSNSQFLLKPVDSVVGKAWKMFASKAYVHQYTKFGIEEEDFMDCFTTLEQVIASYTNL; from the exons ATGTCTATCATCACAATACAACTTGGTCAGTGCGGCAACCAGATCGGTCGTGAGGTTTTTGACACCATCTGCACAGACTTCCGCAGTACTCATGGCTTGTGCTCCAAAAAGGAAAACGAGTCCTTCCAGGCAGCCTGCAAAGAGCGGTTCTTCAGCGAGGAGAAACCCAGAG TGCTGGCTGCCCGGGCTGTCCTGGTTGACATGGAACCTAAAGTGATTGGTCAGACTTTATCAACGGCTTCAAGGTCTGGTACCTGGAACTATGACCATCGGTCCCACTTTTGTCAAAAGCAAGGGTCAGGAAACAACTGGGCAAATGg CTACTGTGTTCATGGGCCCAAGCACAAAGAAACAATCATGAACTTGGTACAGAAGGAGGCTGAGAAATGTGACCGGCTGAGTGGATTCCTGACGGTTATGAGCATGGCAGGTGGGACAGGATCGGGTCTGGGGACGTTTGTGACAGAAAGCCTGAAAGACACCTATCCCACCTCATTCCTGTTAAACCACGTTATCTGGCCCTACAGAACTGGAGAG GTTATTGTTCAAAACTACAACTCTGTCCTGACCCTCTCACACTTGTATCAGTCTTCGGATGCCCTCCTGGTTCATGAGAACGATGCCATCCACAAGATCTGTGCTCAGCTAATGAACATAAAGCAGATATCTTTTCAGGATGTAAATCGAGTCATCGCCCATCAGCTGGGGAGCGTCTTCCAGCCGGCTTACTCCTCTGAAAGTGCCGCTTGCTACAGCAGAAGCCCCCTAG GAGATCTAATGGAAGCTCTAGTCCCCCACCCTGAGTTCAAGATGCTGGGTCTCCGGAACATTCCTCAGATGTCCGAAAACTCCCTTGCCTACAGCACCTTTGCGTGGCCCGGGCTTCTGAAGCACCTGAGGCAGATGCTCATTGCGAATGCCAAAATGGAGGAAG GAGGATTCCAAGAGCCTGCCTTGTATACTTCCTGGCTAAATGCTCAAGATGCCTTGACCATTTGGAAGACACCAAGAGCTTTTAATAAATACGAGAAGTCTGCTTCTTTGGTCAGCAACAGCCAGTTTTTGCTGAAGCCTGTGGACAGCGTAGTGGGGAAGGCCTGGAAAATGTTTGCTTCAAA GGCTTACGTGCACCAGTACACAAAGTTTGGGATTGAAGAGGAAGACTTTATGGACTGTTTCACAACTCTGGAACAAGTCATTGCTAGCTACACCAACCTCTGA
- the TUBD1 gene encoding tubulin delta chain isoform X1: MSIITIQLGQCGNQIGREVFDTICTDFRSTHGLCSKKENESFQAACKERFFSEEKPRVLAARAVLVDMEPKVIGQTLSTASRSGTWNYDHRSHFCQKQGSGNNWANGYCVHGPKHKETIMNLVQKEAEKCDRLSGFLTVMSMAGGTGSGLGTFVTESLKDTYPTSFLLNHVIWPYRTGEVIVQNYNSVLTLSHLYQSSDALLVHENDAIHKICAQLMNIKQISFQDVNRVIAHQLGSVFQPAYSSESAACYSRSPLGDLMEALVPHPEFKMLGLRNIPQMSENSLAYSTFAWPGLLKHLRQMLIANAKMEEGIDWQVRPPVPGLPASEKQSLNRTARFNTSIANLVTLRGKDVQNTDLGGFQEPALYTSWLNAQDALTIWKTPRAFNKYEKSASLVSNSQFLLKPVDSVVGKAWKMFASKAYVHQYTKFGIEEEDFMDCFTTLEQVIASYTNL; the protein is encoded by the exons ATGTCTATCATCACAATACAACTTGGTCAGTGCGGCAACCAGATCGGTCGTGAGGTTTTTGACACCATCTGCACAGACTTCCGCAGTACTCATGGCTTGTGCTCCAAAAAGGAAAACGAGTCCTTCCAGGCAGCCTGCAAAGAGCGGTTCTTCAGCGAGGAGAAACCCAGAG TGCTGGCTGCCCGGGCTGTCCTGGTTGACATGGAACCTAAAGTGATTGGTCAGACTTTATCAACGGCTTCAAGGTCTGGTACCTGGAACTATGACCATCGGTCCCACTTTTGTCAAAAGCAAGGGTCAGGAAACAACTGGGCAAATGg CTACTGTGTTCATGGGCCCAAGCACAAAGAAACAATCATGAACTTGGTACAGAAGGAGGCTGAGAAATGTGACCGGCTGAGTGGATTCCTGACGGTTATGAGCATGGCAGGTGGGACAGGATCGGGTCTGGGGACGTTTGTGACAGAAAGCCTGAAAGACACCTATCCCACCTCATTCCTGTTAAACCACGTTATCTGGCCCTACAGAACTGGAGAG GTTATTGTTCAAAACTACAACTCTGTCCTGACCCTCTCACACTTGTATCAGTCTTCGGATGCCCTCCTGGTTCATGAGAACGATGCCATCCACAAGATCTGTGCTCAGCTAATGAACATAAAGCAGATATCTTTTCAGGATGTAAATCGAGTCATCGCCCATCAGCTGGGGAGCGTCTTCCAGCCGGCTTACTCCTCTGAAAGTGCCGCTTGCTACAGCAGAAGCCCCCTAG GAGATCTAATGGAAGCTCTAGTCCCCCACCCTGAGTTCAAGATGCTGGGTCTCCGGAACATTCCTCAGATGTCCGAAAACTCCCTTGCCTACAGCACCTTTGCGTGGCCCGGGCTTCTGAAGCACCTGAGGCAGATGCTCATTGCGAATGCCAAAATGGAGGAAG GGATTGATTGGCAAGTGAGGCCCCCGGTGCCTGGACTCCCTGCATCAGAAAAACAGTCTCTAAACAGGACAGCTCGTTTTAACACCTCCATCGCCAACCTGGTTACCTTGCGAGGAAAAGATGTACAAAACACGGATCTAG GAGGATTCCAAGAGCCTGCCTTGTATACTTCCTGGCTAAATGCTCAAGATGCCTTGACCATTTGGAAGACACCAAGAGCTTTTAATAAATACGAGAAGTCTGCTTCTTTGGTCAGCAACAGCCAGTTTTTGCTGAAGCCTGTGGACAGCGTAGTGGGGAAGGCCTGGAAAATGTTTGCTTCAAA GGCTTACGTGCACCAGTACACAAAGTTTGGGATTGAAGAGGAAGACTTTATGGACTGTTTCACAACTCTGGAACAAGTCATTGCTAGCTACACCAACCTCTGA